The Saccharothrix variisporea genome has a segment encoding these proteins:
- a CDS encoding ATP-dependent helicase, translated as MQGVVAPGGRRADERAELASPFEVAEALGLPKPTPEQAAVIAAPTAPALVVAGAGAGKTETMAARVVYLVANGFVTPDRVLGLTFTRKAARQLSDRVRARLRRLGGSPLLDRLDPSGERRAAVLTAEPVILTYHAYAGRLVGEHGLRLPVEPGVRLLTETASWQLAHRVVSTWAEDIDTDKIPPTITGYLLALAGELGEHLVDPQDLRKHADWLTRVIESAPKTARQRDGLPEKLKDVVNAQRLRVNLLPLLEAYQVRKRREAAMDFADQMSLAARLADQYPEVAQGERERYGAVLLDEYQDTGHAQRVLLRALFGRGEPMAVTSVGDPAQAIYGWRGASAANLPRFVQDFPPARKYGLLTSFRNPPEVLALANAVSAPLRASGLDVDELRARPGAGPGDVRIGLFDTVRAELDWMADTVAAQWEAHLDESDEPPTAAVLVRRRADMAPIAAALRERGLPVEVVGLGGLLDEPEVRDLVSALRVLVDPLAGTAAARLLTGSRWRVAAKDVAALWARARDLAGSPSRQSVVDDPLAVLADALPGEHAEQAGLADALDDPGDPTTYSAEGYRRIRRLGAELSALRRRLDQPLPELVADVERTLLLDIEAMARPGGVGRAHLDAFADVVADFAAASPSATLPALLDYLYTAEHAEDGLEPGEVEVAENRVQVLTMHSAKGLEWHIVALPHVVKDVFPGRKKTSCWLKAVAELPADLRGDAQDLPKLRIPPGANRKEVEEALDKHADDFEDRRLVEERRLLYVALTRAEHCLLVSGHWWAETGDKPKGPSAFLVELRDAVLSADHPPADIAHWSPPPAEDEPNPLASEVKSAHWPADPLGKRREAVAEGARLVLDALDRHLAEQTPEQIELPLTLDPAPPPDLPPEPEDYDLPPEPDFDDEPPEPDDPYDVEEPALPEPEPEPEPAPEEDEVDPEGWARDVDVLLAERAAAADRRERVVLPDHLSVSQLVELAADPDQLARRLRRPLPFPPNPMARRGTAFHTWLEQRFGASRLLDLDELPGAADEGAAPDTELKRLQEAFLASQWADRTPYDVEVPFETEIDGMSVRGRMDAVFADPDGGWTVVDWKTGAVPDEERLPALSVQLAAYRLAWAALKKTPVEKVRAAFHYVRHDHTLRPADLLDADGLRALIRNVPV; from the coding sequence ATGCAGGGCGTGGTGGCGCCGGGTGGACGACGAGCGGACGAGCGGGCAGAGCTCGCCAGCCCGTTCGAGGTCGCCGAAGCGCTCGGCCTGCCCAAGCCCACCCCCGAGCAGGCCGCCGTCATCGCCGCACCCACCGCGCCGGCCCTGGTCGTCGCGGGTGCCGGCGCGGGCAAGACGGAGACCATGGCCGCCCGGGTCGTCTACCTGGTCGCCAACGGCTTCGTCACCCCCGACCGCGTCCTGGGCCTGACCTTCACCCGCAAGGCCGCCCGCCAGCTGTCCGACCGCGTCCGCGCCCGCCTGCGCCGCCTGGGCGGGTCACCGCTGCTGGACCGCCTCGACCCCAGCGGCGAACGCCGGGCCGCCGTCCTGACCGCCGAACCGGTCATCCTGACCTACCACGCCTACGCGGGCCGCCTGGTCGGCGAGCACGGCCTGCGCCTGCCCGTCGAACCCGGCGTCCGCCTGCTCACCGAGACCGCGTCCTGGCAGCTCGCCCACCGGGTCGTGTCCACGTGGGCCGAGGACATCGACACCGACAAGATCCCGCCCACGATCACCGGCTACCTGCTCGCCCTGGCCGGTGAACTCGGCGAACACCTCGTGGACCCGCAGGACCTGCGCAAGCACGCCGACTGGTTGACGCGGGTCATCGAGTCCGCGCCCAAGACCGCCCGCCAACGCGACGGCCTGCCCGAGAAGCTGAAGGACGTCGTCAACGCCCAGCGCCTGCGGGTGAACCTGCTCCCGCTGCTGGAGGCGTACCAGGTCCGCAAGCGCCGGGAAGCGGCGATGGACTTCGCCGACCAGATGTCCCTCGCCGCCCGCCTCGCCGACCAGTACCCGGAGGTCGCGCAGGGCGAACGTGAGCGCTACGGCGCGGTCCTGCTCGACGAGTACCAGGACACCGGCCACGCCCAGCGCGTCCTGCTGCGCGCCCTGTTCGGCCGGGGCGAGCCGATGGCCGTCACCTCCGTGGGCGACCCGGCGCAGGCCATCTACGGCTGGCGCGGCGCGTCGGCAGCCAACCTGCCCCGGTTCGTCCAGGACTTCCCGCCCGCCCGCAAGTACGGCCTGCTCACGAGCTTCCGCAACCCGCCCGAAGTCCTGGCCCTGGCCAACGCGGTCTCCGCGCCCCTGCGCGCTTCCGGTCTGGACGTGGACGAGCTGCGCGCCCGCCCCGGTGCCGGACCCGGTGACGTCCGGATCGGCTTGTTCGACACGGTCCGCGCCGAGCTGGACTGGATGGCCGACACCGTCGCCGCCCAGTGGGAAGCGCACCTGGACGAAAGCGACGAACCGCCCACCGCCGCCGTCCTGGTCCGCCGCCGCGCCGACATGGCGCCCATCGCCGCCGCCCTGCGTGAACGCGGCCTGCCCGTCGAGGTCGTCGGGCTCGGCGGACTGCTCGACGAGCCGGAGGTCCGCGACCTGGTCAGCGCGCTGCGCGTGCTGGTCGACCCGCTCGCCGGCACCGCCGCCGCCCGCCTGCTGACCGGCTCCCGCTGGCGGGTCGCCGCCAAGGACGTGGCCGCTTTGTGGGCGCGGGCACGTGACCTGGCCGGGTCGCCCAGCCGCCAGTCCGTCGTGGACGACCCGCTGGCCGTCCTGGCCGACGCCCTGCCCGGTGAGCACGCCGAACAGGCGGGCCTCGCCGACGCGCTGGACGACCCCGGCGACCCGACCACGTACTCCGCCGAGGGCTACCGCCGCATCCGCCGCCTGGGCGCGGAGCTGTCGGCCCTGCGCCGGAGGTTGGACCAGCCGCTGCCCGAGCTCGTCGCGGACGTCGAGCGCACCCTCCTGCTCGACATCGAGGCGATGGCCCGACCCGGTGGCGTCGGCCGGGCCCACCTGGACGCGTTCGCCGACGTCGTCGCGGACTTCGCGGCGGCCAGCCCGTCCGCGACCCTGCCCGCTCTGCTGGACTACCTCTACACCGCCGAGCACGCCGAGGACGGGCTCGAACCCGGCGAGGTGGAGGTCGCCGAGAACCGCGTGCAGGTGCTGACCATGCACTCCGCGAAGGGCCTGGAGTGGCACATCGTCGCCTTGCCGCACGTGGTGAAGGACGTGTTCCCGGGCCGGAAGAAGACGTCGTGCTGGCTGAAGGCCGTGGCCGAGCTGCCCGCCGACCTGCGCGGCGACGCCCAGGACCTGCCCAAGCTGCGGATCCCGCCGGGCGCGAACCGCAAGGAGGTCGAGGAGGCCCTCGACAAGCACGCCGACGACTTCGAGGACCGCCGCCTGGTCGAGGAACGCCGCCTGCTGTACGTGGCGCTGACCCGGGCCGAGCACTGCCTGCTGGTGTCCGGCCACTGGTGGGCCGAGACCGGCGACAAGCCGAAGGGGCCGTCCGCGTTCCTGGTCGAGCTGCGAGACGCGGTCTTGTCGGCCGACCACCCGCCCGCCGACATCGCCCACTGGTCCCCGCCACCGGCCGAGGACGAGCCCAACCCGCTCGCGTCCGAGGTCAAGAGCGCCCACTGGCCCGCCGACCCCTTGGGCAAGCGCCGCGAGGCCGTGGCAGAAGGCGCCCGCTTGGTCCTCGACGCCCTGGACCGCCACCTGGCCGAGCAGACTCCGGAGCAAATCGAACTCCCGCTCACCCTCGACCCGGCCCCGCCTCCCGACCTCCCTCCCGAGCCCGAGGACTACGACCTCCCACCCGAACCCGACTTCGACGACGAACCCCCCGAGCCCGACGACCCCTACGACGTCGAAGAACCCGCGTTGCCGGAACCCGAACCGGAACCGGAACCCGCACCGGAAGAGGACGAGGTCGACCCGGAGGGTTGGGCACGCGACGTCGACGTCCTCCTGGCCGAACGCGCCGCCGCCGCGGACCGGCGCGAACGCGTCGTGCTCCCCGACCACCTGTCGGTCAGCCAGTTGGTCGAACTCGCCGCCGACCCGGACCAACTGGCCCGCCGCCTGCGCCGTCCCCTGCCGTTCCCGCCCAACCCGATGGCCCGCCGCGGCACGGCGTTCCACACCTGGCTCGAACAGCGGTTCGGTGCCAGCCGCCTGCTCGACCTGGACGAACTCCCCGGCGCGGCCGACGAGGGCGCGGCTCCCGACACCGAGTTGAAGCGCCTGCAGGAGGCGTTCCTGGCGAGCCAGTGGGCGGACCGCACCCCGTACGACGTCGAGGTGCCGTTCGAGACCGAGATCGACGGGATGTCCGTGCGCGGCCGGATGGACGCGGTGTTCGCCGACCCCGACGGCGGCTGGACCGTCGTGGACTGGAAGACCGGCGCGGTCCCCGACGAGGAACGGCTACCGGCGCTGTCCGTGCAGCTGGCGGCCTACCGCCTGGCGTGGGCGGCCCTGAAGAAGACCCCGGTGGAGAAGGTCCGAGCGGCCTTCCACTACGTCCGCCACGACCACACACTGCGCCCCGCCGACCTGCTGGACGCCGACGGCCTCCGCGCCCTGATCAGGAACGTGCCCGTCTAG
- a CDS encoding ATP-dependent helicase, whose product MAHNRAPLLVRRVREDRPERHWDAPARAVFDHAGGPLRVLGGPGTGKTELLAEVVADRVRRGGVHPERILVLTPNRRAAVSLRAHITRLLTSSAEGEVLPTTQEPLVRTVHSYAYAVLRAQAVQAGDPAPRLLSGPEQDAVVRELLAGDVSMGARKWPERLRPALALPGFAQELRDLLLRATERGLAPEDLVELGRAQGRDEWVAAGLFAIQYEQVSLLAGAGQGLAASYDAAELVGSALLAFDTEPDVLLGEQRRVRHLLVDDAQHLDPLQFEFISRLGGAAQEFVLAGDPDQAVFSFRGADPVLLADTDWPTVVLRQSHRMAPEIRDAVRRLSLRLPGTSPTRDVLPVDGSGHVQVRLFASGAQEASWVADQLRRAHLIDGVPWSEMAVIARSTSRSLPVLQRALLAAGVPVAVPTDELPLAQQPAVAPFLALLRCAAAPGTLDEDTAAMLLASPLGGADPLALRRLRRGLRRLEMAAGGDRPSGELLVEVIEADDRLAALEDAEAMPARRVSGLLRKARKGIDEGQSVEQVLWDLWQATGLENRWVAQSARHGTSGMQADRDLDAIVGLFEAAAKYVDRLPGAGAEGFADYLAAQEIVGDTLAASAPVGEAVTVLTAHASAGREWTVVAVPGVQEGSWPDLRLRGSLLGVERMVDTLAGVGDEVSAVAPLLAEERRLLLVAVSRARRTLLVSAVRGEDEQPSRFLDEIEELSTDQPERPTFTPERGLVLAELVGELRRVVCSDDETEDRRTRAATQLARLAAAGVPGAHPDSWYGLAEVTTDDPLWTEEHTVSVSPSTVEVLSKCPLRWVVERHGGQDPAELASVTGTLVHALAQAAATGADEKELRAKLAEAWSAVDAGAPWFSRRERLRVEKMLDTFLTWLAASRDQLTQVAVEHEINVEVPKQEGGPWLRVRGRVDRLETDREGRPVVIDLKTGKSPVTREEARQHPQLAVYQLATSLGGFTHLGLGTDPGGARLLYVAKENKKTGATELEQAPLDEQGVRVWLEAVQAAAGSSVGPSYTAVENSDCDRCPARTTCPIHPSGRQVSQ is encoded by the coding sequence GTGGCACACAACCGGGCTCCGTTGCTGGTGCGCCGGGTGCGGGAGGACCGCCCCGAGCGCCACTGGGACGCGCCCGCGCGCGCGGTGTTCGACCACGCCGGTGGGCCGCTGCGGGTGCTCGGCGGCCCCGGCACGGGCAAGACCGAGCTGCTCGCGGAGGTCGTGGCCGACCGGGTGCGCCGGGGCGGGGTGCACCCGGAACGCATCCTGGTGCTGACACCGAACCGGCGGGCGGCGGTGTCCCTGCGCGCCCACATCACCCGGCTGCTCACCAGCAGCGCCGAGGGCGAGGTGCTGCCGACCACGCAGGAACCGCTGGTCAGAACCGTGCACTCCTACGCGTACGCGGTGCTGCGGGCGCAGGCCGTGCAGGCGGGGGACCCCGCGCCCCGGCTGCTGTCCGGTCCGGAGCAGGACGCGGTGGTGCGCGAGCTGCTGGCCGGTGACGTGAGCATGGGCGCGCGGAAGTGGCCCGAGCGGCTGCGGCCGGCGTTGGCGCTGCCCGGGTTCGCCCAGGAGCTGCGCGACCTGCTGCTGCGCGCCACCGAGCGCGGGTTGGCCCCGGAGGACCTGGTCGAGCTGGGCCGGGCGCAGGGCCGGGACGAGTGGGTGGCGGCCGGGCTGTTCGCGATCCAGTACGAGCAGGTCAGCCTGCTGGCCGGGGCGGGGCAGGGGCTGGCGGCGTCCTACGACGCGGCGGAGCTGGTGGGCAGCGCGCTGCTGGCGTTCGACACGGAGCCGGACGTGCTGCTGGGTGAGCAGCGCCGGGTCCGGCACCTGCTGGTGGACGACGCGCAGCACCTCGACCCGCTCCAGTTCGAGTTCATCTCCCGGTTGGGCGGTGCGGCGCAGGAGTTCGTGCTGGCGGGCGACCCGGACCAGGCCGTGTTCTCCTTCCGCGGCGCGGACCCGGTGCTGCTGGCCGACACGGACTGGCCCACCGTCGTGCTGCGGCAGAGCCACCGGATGGCGCCGGAGATCCGGGACGCGGTGCGACGGCTGTCCCTGCGGCTGCCCGGCACGTCGCCGACCCGGGACGTCCTGCCCGTCGACGGATCGGGGCACGTGCAGGTGCGGCTGTTCGCGTCCGGCGCGCAGGAGGCGAGCTGGGTGGCCGACCAGTTGCGGCGGGCGCACCTGATCGACGGGGTGCCGTGGTCGGAGATGGCCGTGATCGCGCGGTCCACCAGCCGGTCGCTGCCGGTGCTGCAACGGGCGTTGCTGGCGGCGGGCGTGCCGGTGGCGGTGCCGACCGACGAGCTGCCGTTGGCGCAACAGCCCGCCGTGGCGCCGTTCCTGGCCCTGCTGCGGTGTGCCGCGGCGCCGGGGACGTTGGACGAGGACACGGCGGCCATGCTGCTGGCGTCACCGCTGGGTGGCGCGGACCCGTTGGCGTTGCGGCGGTTGCGGCGCGGCCTGCGCCGGCTGGAGATGGCCGCCGGCGGCGACCGGCCCAGCGGTGAGCTGCTGGTCGAGGTGATCGAGGCCGACGACCGGCTGGCCGCGCTGGAGGACGCCGAGGCCATGCCCGCGCGGCGCGTGTCCGGCCTGTTGCGCAAGGCGCGCAAGGGGATCGACGAGGGGCAGAGCGTCGAGCAGGTGCTGTGGGACCTGTGGCAGGCCACCGGGCTGGAGAACCGCTGGGTCGCGCAGTCCGCCCGGCACGGCACGTCCGGCATGCAGGCCGACCGCGACCTGGACGCGATCGTGGGCCTGTTCGAGGCGGCGGCCAAGTACGTGGACCGGCTCCCCGGTGCCGGTGCCGAGGGGTTCGCGGACTACCTGGCCGCGCAGGAGATCGTGGGCGACACGCTGGCCGCGTCCGCCCCGGTGGGCGAGGCGGTGACCGTGCTGACCGCGCACGCGTCGGCCGGTCGGGAGTGGACCGTGGTGGCGGTTCCCGGCGTGCAGGAGGGCAGCTGGCCGGACCTGCGCCTGCGCGGCTCGCTGCTGGGCGTGGAGCGGATGGTCGACACGCTCGCCGGCGTGGGCGACGAGGTGTCCGCCGTCGCGCCACTGCTGGCCGAGGAGCGCCGGCTGCTGCTGGTCGCCGTCAGCCGGGCGCGGCGGACATTGCTGGTCAGCGCCGTGCGCGGGGAGGACGAGCAGCCGTCGCGGTTCCTGGACGAGATCGAGGAGCTGTCCACCGACCAGCCCGAGCGCCCCACCTTCACACCGGAACGCGGCCTGGTGCTGGCTGAGCTCGTGGGGGAGTTGCGGCGGGTCGTGTGCTCCGACGACGAGACCGAGGACCGGCGCACGCGTGCGGCGACCCAGTTGGCGCGCTTGGCGGCGGCCGGTGTCCCGGGCGCGCACCCGGATTCCTGGTACGGCTTGGCCGAGGTGACCACCGACGATCCTCTGTGGACAGAGGAGCACACGGTCAGCGTGTCGCCCTCCACAGTGGAGGTGCTGTCCAAGTGCCCTCTCCGGTGGGTGGTGGAACGCCACGGCGGCCAGGACCCGGCCGAACTGGCGTCGGTCACCGGAACGCTCGTCCACGCCCTCGCCCAAGCCGCCGCGACCGGTGCCGACGAGAAGGAACTCCGCGCCAAGCTGGCCGAGGCGTGGTCCGCCGTGGACGCCGGCGCGCCCTGGTTCTCCCGCCGGGAACGCCTGCGCGTGGAGAAGATGCTCGACACCTTCCTCACCTGGCTGGCCGCCAGCCGGGACCAGTTGACGCAGGTCGCGGTGGAGCACGAGATCAACGTGGAGGTGCCCAAGCAGGAGGGTGGGCCGTGGCTGCGGGTCCGGGGCCGGGTCGACCGCCTGGAGACCGACCGCGAAGGCCGCCCGGTGGTGATCGACCTCAAGACCGGCAAGTCCCCGGTGACCAGGGAAGAAGCCCGGCAGCACCCGCAGTTGGCGGTCTACCAGCTGGCCACGTCCCTCGGCGGGTTCACCCACCTGGGCCTGGGCACCGACCCGGGCGGCGCGCGGCTGCTGTACGTGGCGAAGGAGAACAAGAAGACCGGCGCCACCGAACTGGAGCAGGCCCCGCTGGACGAGCAGGGCGTTCGCGTCTGGCTGGAGGCCGTCCAAGCCGCGGCCGGCTCCAGCGTGGGGCCGTCCTACACGGCCGTGGAGAACTCCGACTGCGACCGCTGCCCGGCCCGCACGACCTGCCCCATCCACCCCTCGGGCCGGCAGGTGAGCCAGTGA
- a CDS encoding chitinase: MKPLRRLTIALTAGVAAMALAPVAEAAPNPVLASPYLYQWGNKPDPVNVMNATGVKTFTLAFVLSDGGCNPAWDGSRSLTGSDATLIRTIRAAGGDVIPSFGGWSGRKLGQYCSSASALAGAYQKVINAYQLKAIDIDIEAAEFENATTQDRVLGALKIVKQNNPGVRTVITMPTDRSGPNSWGKRLITRAKELGAPIDVWSVMPFNFGGPSDLVAATKSSVDGLKNHVKATFGLTDDAAYRRSGLSSMNGVTDTGETVTTAQFRSMRDWAASKHLARFTFWATNRDRGNCGGSTSDCSGTNQGTWDFTRVVAGYTG; encoded by the coding sequence ATGAAACCCTTGCGGCGGTTGACGATCGCGCTCACCGCGGGCGTCGCGGCGATGGCCCTGGCCCCGGTCGCGGAGGCCGCGCCGAACCCCGTCCTCGCGTCCCCTTACCTGTACCAGTGGGGCAACAAACCCGATCCGGTGAACGTCATGAACGCCACCGGCGTGAAGACCTTCACGCTCGCGTTCGTCCTGTCCGACGGCGGCTGCAACCCCGCGTGGGACGGCTCACGGTCGCTGACCGGCTCGGACGCCACGCTGATCCGCACCATCCGCGCGGCCGGCGGCGACGTGATCCCGTCGTTCGGCGGCTGGTCCGGCCGCAAGCTCGGCCAGTACTGCTCGTCGGCCTCCGCGCTCGCCGGGGCCTACCAGAAGGTGATCAACGCCTACCAGCTCAAGGCGATCGACATCGACATCGAGGCCGCCGAGTTCGAGAACGCCACCACGCAGGACCGCGTCCTGGGCGCGCTGAAGATCGTCAAGCAGAACAACCCCGGCGTCCGCACGGTGATCACCATGCCCACCGACCGGTCCGGCCCCAACAGCTGGGGAAAGCGCCTGATCACCCGCGCCAAGGAACTGGGCGCTCCGATCGACGTGTGGTCGGTGATGCCGTTCAACTTCGGCGGGCCCAGCGACCTCGTCGCCGCGACCAAGTCGTCCGTGGACGGCCTGAAGAACCACGTCAAGGCCACGTTCGGACTCACCGACGACGCCGCCTACCGGCGCAGCGGCCTGTCCTCGATGAACGGCGTCACCGACACCGGCGAGACCGTCACCACGGCCCAGTTCCGGTCCATGCGCGACTGGGCGGCGAGCAAGCACCTGGCCCGCTTCACGTTCTGGGCCACCAACCGGGACCGGGGCAACTGCGGCGGTTCCACGTCCGACTGCTCCGGGACGAACCAGGGCACCTGGGACTTCACCAGGGTCGTGGCCGGCTACACGGGCTGA
- a CDS encoding MGMT family protein has protein sequence MDEELHELVREVVRSIPRGRVATYGDVADLSRAPSPRLVGQVLNQDGHDLPWHRVLRANGTCAPHIADEQLQLLREEGVVADNGKVNLRTYRWEEAVKEKEEEPPGLW, from the coding sequence GTGGATGAAGAGCTGCACGAGTTGGTCCGCGAGGTGGTGCGGTCGATCCCCCGCGGACGCGTGGCCACCTACGGCGACGTCGCCGACCTGTCCCGCGCCCCGTCACCCCGGCTGGTCGGCCAGGTCCTGAACCAGGACGGGCACGACCTGCCGTGGCACCGGGTGCTGCGCGCCAACGGCACGTGCGCCCCGCACATCGCCGACGAGCAGTTGCAACTGCTGCGCGAGGAAGGCGTGGTGGCCGACAACGGGAAGGTCAACCTGCGCACGTACCGCTGGGAAGAGGCCGTCAAGGAGAAGGAGGAGGAGCCGCCGGGCCTGTGGTGA
- a CDS encoding tetratricopeptide repeat protein, which produces MTDIRELTDVRELLDKGREFRAAGDPSGAARFLAEAAERVPTDRTVLTELALAHFQSAALGRAEVVLRTLVDLDPSDGYTRLLLGRTLSRQSRHAEALPQLRLAAALTRDPEVDAEVERVAARVTTGPAAPPPSP; this is translated from the coding sequence ATGACCGACATCCGAGAGCTGACCGACGTCCGGGAGCTGCTGGACAAGGGGCGCGAGTTCCGGGCCGCCGGTGACCCGAGCGGTGCCGCGCGCTTCCTCGCGGAGGCGGCCGAGCGCGTGCCGACCGACCGGACGGTGCTGACCGAGCTGGCGCTGGCGCACTTCCAGTCCGCCGCGCTCGGCCGGGCCGAGGTCGTGTTGCGCACGCTGGTCGACCTCGACCCGTCCGACGGCTACACCCGGCTGCTGCTGGGCCGCACGCTGTCCCGGCAGAGTCGGCACGCCGAGGCGTTGCCGCAGCTGCGCCTGGCCGCCGCGCTGACCCGGGACCCCGAGGTGGACGCCGAGGTCGAGCGGGTCGCCGCGCGGGTCACCACAGGCCCGGCGGCTCCTCCTCCTTCTCCTTGA
- a CDS encoding pirin family protein → MPAITADTLTLPRLHELPEAATAWRPVRKVVQAQKFFEGEGFQVRRPFPGVDLALADPFLLLDHMGAVEYGPGEAKGAPWHPHRGFETVTYMIDGAFEHQDSTGGGGLITDGATQWMTAGSGVLHSELPPQEMVAKGGLFHGVQLWVNLPKAAKWTPPRYQDIKARDAVLLSSDDGGALVRVIAGDVAGYRGPGMTYTPITYLHATLSAGARLALPWPEDFNALVYVLSGRGTVGAERRPLEEGRLAVFGHGSAVTMRADTTWDVLVLGGLPLNEPVARYGPFVMNTRREILDAIEDFQAGRLGRTHVPHVSPADEEV, encoded by the coding sequence ATGCCCGCCATCACCGCAGACACCCTGACCCTGCCCCGCCTGCACGAGCTGCCCGAAGCCGCCACGGCCTGGCGTCCGGTGCGGAAGGTGGTCCAGGCGCAGAAGTTCTTCGAGGGTGAGGGCTTCCAGGTCCGGCGGCCCTTCCCCGGCGTGGACCTCGCGCTGGCCGACCCCTTCCTCCTGCTCGACCACATGGGTGCCGTCGAGTACGGGCCGGGTGAGGCCAAGGGTGCGCCCTGGCACCCGCACCGCGGGTTCGAGACCGTCACCTACATGATCGACGGGGCCTTCGAGCACCAGGACTCGACCGGTGGCGGCGGTCTGATCACCGATGGGGCGACCCAATGGATGACAGCCGGCAGCGGAGTCCTGCACAGCGAGTTGCCGCCGCAGGAGATGGTGGCCAAAGGTGGCCTGTTCCACGGCGTCCAGCTCTGGGTGAACCTGCCCAAGGCCGCCAAGTGGACCCCGCCGCGCTACCAGGACATCAAGGCGCGTGACGCCGTCCTGCTCTCCAGCGACGACGGTGGCGCGCTGGTCCGGGTGATCGCCGGCGACGTGGCGGGCTACCGCGGACCGGGCATGACCTACACGCCGATCACCTACCTGCACGCGACGCTCAGCGCCGGTGCCCGCCTCGCGCTGCCGTGGCCGGAGGACTTCAACGCCCTGGTCTACGTGCTGTCCGGGCGGGGGACCGTCGGGGCGGAGCGGCGTCCGCTGGAAGAAGGGCGGTTGGCGGTGTTCGGGCACGGGTCGGCGGTGACCATGCGGGCCGACACCACCTGGGACGTGCTCGTCCTGGGCGGGCTGCCCCTGAACGAGCCGGTGGCCCGGTACGGGCCGTTCGTGATGAACACCCGCCGGGAGATCCTCGACGCGATTGAGGACTTCCAGGCCGGGCGACTGGGCCGGACCCACGTGCCGCACGTGAGCCCGGCGGACGAGGAGGTCTGA